A segment of the Sphingobacterium oryzagri genome:
ATATAAGCATCTTCATAAATCGTCCGGTCCTGGATCATATTAATACCACGGTTTTGCAGGTCGACAATATGTCTGAAGCGGCTGTTGAGGAAGAAAATCTGCAGATTGAAGGCCCAACGTTTCATATCTCCATAAAAATCCTCCAGATAAGGGTTGTTTTCAACCGCTTCAAATTGAGGCTCAAAGTTTAAGTGGCGAGACAGTTTTTCCGTTAAAGTCGTTTTTCCAGCGCCTATATTTCCTACGATGGCTAAATGCATGTTCTTAAATTAAAAAGTTAAAATGACAAGCGTGATGTACCTAAAATAATTTTTTGATTCCGATGATCTCCCGAACTTCCCGAATCGTCTTTCTTGCGCTCTCGCTGGCTTTTTCGGCACCCAAACGAACTACTTTTTGCAGATAAGCATCGTCCGCCGAAATCGCTTCGATACGCGAGCGAACTGGTTCTGTCGCTAGAATCATATCCTCTGCTAGTTGTTTCTTAAAATCGCCGTAACGGATGGCACAATTGTTATACAAATTGTCGAAATGTGCCAAGGTATCGTCACTCGAAACGACTTTCATTAAGTCGAAAAGGTTTTGGATAGCCTCTGGCTTCGGCTGGTTCATTTCCGTTGGGCCCGCGTCGGAAACTGCACGCATCACTTTCTTGCGAATTACTTCCGGCGAATCACTGAGGTATACACAGCTGGCCTCACCATTGGATTTTCCCATTTTCCCATTGCCGTCGAGCCCCGGAATTTTGACCAGCTTATCACTATAAGAGAAAGCAAATGCCTCTTTGAAATAATCCACGTCGTAAAGTCGGTTAAAACGGTTGCCGAATGTACGCGTCATTTCTAAATGTTGCTCTTGATCTTTGCCTACCGGTACTTTAGTACCGTGGTGAATCAGGATATCGCAGGCCATCAAAACTGGGTAAGTTAACAATCCGGCATTGACATTATCTGGATTGGCACGCACTTTATCTTTAAAAGCCGTGGCACGCTCCAGCTCGCCCAAGTAGGCGTTCATATTCATGTATAGATAGAGCTCGGCTACTTCCGGAACATCCGATTGCACATATATTGTAGATTTTTCAGGAT
Coding sequences within it:
- the trpS gene encoding tryptophan--tRNA ligase translates to MKETVVSGIRSTGKLHLGNYYGALSNFVKMQDEYNCFFFIADLHSLTTHPTPGDLSRTVREVVVEYLAAGIDPEKSTIYVQSDVPEVAELYLYMNMNAYLGELERATAFKDKVRANPDNVNAGLLTYPVLMACDILIHHGTKVPVGKDQEQHLEMTRTFGNRFNRLYDVDYFKEAFAFSYSDKLVKIPGLDGNGKMGKSNGEASCVYLSDSPEVIRKKVMRAVSDAGPTEMNQPKPEAIQNLFDLMKVVSSDDTLAHFDNLYNNCAIRYGDFKKQLAEDMILATEPVRSRIEAISADDAYLQKVVRLGAEKASESARKTIREVREIIGIKKLF